In Ruania zhangjianzhongii, the following proteins share a genomic window:
- a CDS encoding RidA family protein: protein MERTAVNPVTWSLELGFNQGEAVSGATRTLYISGQTAMSGDGTPEHAGDIAAQLRLAVDNLEAVLSEAGMSLANLVRLNVYTTDVDALFPHYGVLAGRLGAAAVAPTTTMLGVTRLAVPGQLVELDGTAIA from the coding sequence GTGGAACGCACAGCAGTCAACCCGGTGACCTGGTCGCTGGAGCTGGGGTTCAACCAGGGTGAGGCCGTCTCTGGGGCGACCCGGACCCTGTACATCTCGGGCCAGACCGCGATGAGCGGGGACGGCACACCGGAGCACGCTGGGGACATCGCCGCGCAGCTCCGGCTCGCCGTGGACAACCTCGAAGCAGTGCTCAGCGAGGCCGGCATGTCATTGGCGAACCTCGTTCGTCTGAACGTGTACACCACGGACGTGGACGCCCTGTTCCCGCACTACGGTGTGCTCGCCGGAAGGCTCGGGGCGGCGGCCGTCGCGCCGACCACCACGATGCTCGGGGTGACGCGACTCGCGGTACCGGGCCAGCTGGTCGAACTCGACGGCACAGCTATCGCCTAG
- a CDS encoding helix-turn-helix transcriptional regulator encodes MRADRLVSLVLLLRQRGRMTAGQLAGELEVSARTVLRDVEALSTAGIPLYADRGRHGGFSLLPGLRTELTGLNHDEALALLTAGSGRGTKVFGLGTALASAMRKVVDALPEGHRASLDDAATRFLVEPETDLLSRRLVPEEAASAVMGQVRQAVLTGHRLRFHYAAPEREPRWHTVDPIGLVTVRGRTYLLAIKAGKDRTYRVSRMMTAAVLPERAQRPDQVDLDRIWTERSAQFLAENHLQVLVRVNPTRREELLNTVRAVRAEESEADGWVRLDVDFEDLRHAVWAVWQLDTDAEVLAPDSLRTALRDRAEAVAGRYRA; translated from the coding sequence GTGCGTGCCGATCGGTTGGTCTCTCTGGTACTGCTGCTGCGGCAGCGGGGCCGGATGACTGCGGGTCAACTGGCCGGCGAGCTGGAGGTGTCCGCGCGTACTGTGCTGCGCGACGTCGAGGCCCTGTCGACAGCAGGCATCCCGCTCTACGCTGATCGCGGGCGACACGGCGGGTTCTCGCTCCTACCGGGCCTGCGCACCGAGCTGACCGGGCTGAACCATGACGAGGCGCTCGCACTGCTCACCGCCGGGTCGGGGCGCGGCACCAAGGTCTTCGGCCTCGGCACCGCTCTCGCCTCCGCGATGCGGAAGGTGGTGGATGCGCTGCCCGAGGGGCATCGGGCCAGCCTGGACGATGCCGCCACTCGGTTCCTGGTTGAGCCGGAGACCGATCTGCTCTCCAGGCGACTGGTCCCCGAGGAGGCAGCGAGCGCGGTGATGGGTCAGGTTCGCCAGGCCGTGCTCACCGGGCACCGGCTCCGCTTCCACTACGCCGCGCCAGAGCGGGAACCCCGCTGGCACACCGTTGACCCGATTGGTCTGGTCACCGTCCGGGGCCGTACCTACCTGCTGGCTATCAAGGCGGGGAAGGATCGCACCTACCGGGTCTCGCGCATGATGACGGCAGCAGTGCTGCCGGAACGTGCGCAGCGCCCGGATCAGGTGGACCTCGACCGGATCTGGACCGAGCGCAGTGCCCAGTTTCTCGCTGAGAACCACCTTCAGGTACTGGTGAGAGTCAATCCGACGCGGCGCGAAGAACTCCTGAACACCGTGCGTGCGGTCCGTGCGGAAGAGTCAGAGGCTGACGGCTGGGTTCGTCTCGACGTCGACTTCGAGGATCTGCGGCATGCGGTGTGGGCCGTCTGGCAGCTGGACACCGACGCCGAGGTTCTGGCTCCAGACTCACTGCGGACGGCGCTGCGTGACCGTGCCGAAGCTGTCGCTGGTCGCTATCGGGCCTGA
- a CDS encoding PPA1309 family protein: MDSEYSARTTALAEAVREVERHVASQGWDSSVAVYSLVRSAALVATSAELAEELPDGAASDPEHLTAVIQDGLPEADTLEDLLAQLAWPETVDGTAVVVERVVVPPEAEAAMPDSSEGGLEYLMNHPERQDVRIAAGVLRTGESWCALRSRAHDDDAAVGGGPTAVPGLVEALAATLR, translated from the coding sequence ATGGACTCCGAGTACTCTGCGCGCACCACGGCACTGGCCGAGGCAGTCCGTGAGGTCGAACGGCACGTGGCCAGCCAGGGCTGGGACTCCTCGGTCGCGGTGTACTCGTTAGTCCGGTCGGCCGCTCTGGTCGCCACCAGTGCGGAGCTGGCCGAAGAACTTCCCGACGGCGCAGCCTCCGATCCCGAGCATCTCACCGCGGTCATCCAGGACGGTCTGCCCGAGGCGGACACGCTGGAGGACCTGCTCGCCCAGCTCGCCTGGCCGGAGACGGTGGACGGGACCGCCGTCGTGGTCGAACGCGTGGTGGTCCCGCCCGAGGCGGAGGCGGCGATGCCCGACAGCTCCGAGGGCGGCCTCGAGTATCTGATGAACCACCCGGAGCGACAGGACGTGCGGATCGCCGCCGGGGTGTTGCGCACCGGGGAGTCCTGGTGCGCGCTGCGCTCCCGCGCTCACGACGACGACGCAGCGGTCGGTGGTGGCCCGACAGCGGTGCCCGGCCTGGTCGAGGCGCTGGCCGCGACCCTGCGCTAG
- a CDS encoding alpha/beta hydrolase: MPADPAVDLRTTAYGRLPGQRVDIRTAGAERGAPVLVYFHGGGLEGGDRRDAAGVLDRLARTGVTVASPSYRLYPDARYPEFITDAAACVAWAVRELPERPLLVGGSSAGAYLAMMLCFDAHWLAGAGAAVTDVAGWVFDAGQSTTHFNVLRERGIDPRRVLVDEAAPLFHVGTQSQLAPTLIVLAADDVPGRREQTQVLLATLGAHGLDAQVRLEVMAGYRHSGYLDDAAPQGQARFADLVLELIDDVGRAA, translated from the coding sequence GTGCCGGCTGATCCGGCTGTGGACCTGCGCACCACGGCATACGGGCGCCTGCCTGGCCAGCGTGTCGACATCCGCACCGCCGGAGCCGAACGGGGCGCACCGGTGCTGGTCTACTTCCACGGCGGTGGACTGGAGGGAGGCGATCGGCGGGACGCTGCCGGTGTGCTCGACCGGCTGGCCCGCACCGGGGTCACCGTCGCCTCGCCCAGCTATCGCCTCTACCCCGATGCCCGCTACCCGGAGTTCATCACCGATGCCGCGGCCTGCGTCGCATGGGCGGTTCGAGAGCTTCCCGAGCGCCCACTACTCGTCGGCGGCAGCTCGGCAGGGGCATATCTGGCGATGATGCTCTGCTTCGACGCACACTGGCTGGCCGGCGCCGGCGCGGCTGTCACGGACGTCGCCGGCTGGGTCTTCGACGCCGGACAGAGCACCACCCACTTCAACGTCCTGCGCGAACGCGGGATCGATCCACGTCGCGTCCTGGTCGACGAGGCAGCACCGCTGTTCCACGTCGGTACACAGAGCCAACTTGCCCCCACGCTGATCGTGCTCGCCGCCGATGACGTCCCGGGCCGCCGGGAGCAGACCCAGGTGCTGCTGGCCACGCTCGGCGCGCACGGGCTGGATGCGCAGGTCCGATTGGAGGTGATGGCCGGCTACCGGCACTCCGGCTATCTCGACGACGCAGCGCCGCAGGGTCAAGCGCGGTTCGCGGACCTGGTGCTCGAGCTGATCGACGACGTGGGTCGCGCCGCCTAG
- a CDS encoding UPF0182 family protein, whose translation MSFAASRPASGSTGRRRRGPLLPTILVIVGVVVLFLILSRFWTEWLWYAQLGYTHVIRTEWLTRAALFVAGAVVMGASIWVNLRIAYRNRPMYVPTTPQQQDLDRYREAFEPLRRAVFIGAPIVAAFFAGSTATAQWQSALLALNGREWGQTDPQFGIDLSFFMFTLPFLRFIVSFLMVTAILSAVVSVFTHYLYGALQPMGQGEKISRAARIHTAILAAVITVLIAANYWLDRYSLLSEVGDRFDGASYTDINAVLPAKAILAVIGVFVALLFVWTGVRGNWRLPAVGVALMVVAGLLVGWAYPAIIQQVRVNPNAQALEAEFIQRNIDSTYDAYGLNRVEVEPYEAETVAEAGALREDAASTASIRLLDPNIVSPTFRQLQQNKQYYTFPETLAVDRYDIDGESTDTVIAVRELDLEGSGQRSWVNDHTVFTHGFGVVAARGNTVTSDGRPQFIQRGIPSVGEFGEYEPRIYFSPNSPEYSIVGAPEGTDPWELDYPDDSAPNGVVNNTYTGDGGPSVGNWWNQLLYAARFGSEQIIFSDRVTEESQILYNRDPIDRVNRVAPFLTTDGTTYPAVVDTDGDGTNEVVWIVDAYTTSNEYPYSARQELESAITDSLSTGEQQQITELPEYINYIRNSVKAVVNAHDGSVTLYAWGQGNNEGEEFIPEDPVLQTWMDVYPGTIQPLSEISGDLMSHLRYPEDLFKVQRELLSQYHVTDAATFYTGSDFWRVPNDPTEGSEVRQPPYYLTLAMPGDEQNANFSLTSSFILDDDQRNVLTGFMAVNAEPGNEAGQVAEDYGTITMLELPRDLTVPGPGQVQNNFDSDTDAANELNILSRGGSEVIQGNLLTLPVGQGMLYVQPVYVQSSGSTQFPLLRRVLVAFGDEIGFAQTLDEALDQVFQGDSGANAGDAGVDPGDDAGTGDGSDDGSGDGGQDTGDGSSGNADAQQRLTQALDEASTAMQESSEAMAAGDWAAYGEAQERLNTALAEALEAEAEITGEPVAGTGDGGSGEGGASEEPTDGEG comes from the coding sequence GTGTCATTTGCTGCCAGCCGCCCCGCATCAGGCTCCACTGGGCGCCGACGGCGGGGTCCGCTGCTGCCTACGATCCTGGTGATCGTCGGTGTGGTTGTCCTCTTCCTCATCCTCTCCCGGTTCTGGACGGAGTGGCTCTGGTACGCCCAGCTCGGCTACACCCACGTGATCCGTACCGAGTGGCTCACCCGGGCGGCGCTGTTCGTTGCCGGTGCTGTGGTGATGGGCGCCTCGATCTGGGTGAACCTGCGGATCGCCTACCGGAACCGGCCGATGTACGTGCCGACAACCCCGCAGCAGCAGGATCTGGACCGCTACCGGGAGGCGTTCGAGCCGCTGCGCCGTGCGGTGTTCATCGGTGCGCCGATCGTGGCCGCCTTCTTCGCCGGCTCCACGGCCACCGCACAGTGGCAGAGCGCGCTGCTGGCCCTGAACGGGCGTGAGTGGGGGCAGACCGACCCGCAGTTCGGGATCGACCTGTCCTTCTTCATGTTCACGCTGCCGTTCTTGCGGTTCATCGTGTCCTTCCTGATGGTCACCGCGATTCTCAGCGCTGTGGTCTCGGTGTTCACGCACTACCTGTACGGGGCGTTGCAGCCGATGGGGCAGGGGGAGAAGATCTCCCGGGCGGCGCGGATCCACACGGCGATCTTGGCAGCGGTGATCACCGTGCTGATCGCTGCGAACTACTGGCTGGACCGGTATTCGTTGCTCTCCGAGGTGGGCGACCGGTTCGACGGCGCTTCCTATACCGACATCAACGCTGTGCTGCCGGCCAAGGCGATCCTCGCCGTCATCGGCGTGTTCGTGGCGCTGCTGTTCGTGTGGACCGGAGTGCGCGGGAACTGGCGCCTGCCCGCCGTGGGCGTGGCGCTGATGGTCGTTGCCGGGCTCCTGGTCGGATGGGCATACCCGGCGATCATCCAGCAGGTGCGGGTGAACCCGAACGCCCAGGCGCTCGAGGCGGAGTTCATCCAACGCAACATTGACTCCACCTATGACGCCTACGGGCTGAATCGGGTGGAGGTGGAGCCGTACGAGGCGGAGACCGTGGCCGAGGCCGGGGCGCTGCGTGAGGATGCCGCGTCCACGGCGAGCATCCGCCTGCTCGACCCGAACATCGTCTCCCCGACGTTCCGCCAGCTGCAGCAGAACAAGCAGTACTACACCTTCCCCGAGACGCTCGCGGTGGACCGCTATGACATCGACGGGGAGAGCACGGACACGGTGATCGCCGTCCGCGAGCTGGACCTGGAGGGCTCCGGGCAGCGCAGCTGGGTCAACGACCACACCGTCTTCACCCACGGGTTCGGCGTGGTCGCCGCCCGCGGCAACACCGTCACCTCGGATGGGCGTCCGCAGTTCATCCAGCGCGGTATCCCCAGTGTCGGCGAGTTCGGCGAGTACGAGCCGCGGATCTACTTCAGCCCGAACTCGCCGGAGTACTCCATCGTGGGCGCGCCCGAGGGTACGGATCCGTGGGAGCTGGACTACCCGGATGACAGCGCTCCGAACGGGGTGGTGAACAACACCTACACCGGCGACGGCGGTCCGTCCGTGGGCAACTGGTGGAACCAGTTGCTGTACGCGGCACGCTTCGGTAGCGAGCAGATCATCTTCTCCGACCGGGTCACCGAAGAGTCGCAGATTCTGTACAACCGGGACCCGATTGACCGAGTGAACCGGGTGGCACCGTTCTTGACCACTGACGGTACGACCTACCCGGCCGTCGTGGACACTGACGGTGACGGCACCAATGAGGTCGTCTGGATCGTCGACGCCTACACCACCTCGAACGAGTACCCCTACTCGGCCCGGCAAGAGTTGGAGTCGGCGATCACCGACTCGTTGTCCACTGGTGAGCAGCAGCAGATCACCGAGCTGCCGGAGTACATCAACTACATCCGTAACTCGGTGAAGGCCGTGGTGAACGCCCACGACGGCTCGGTCACGCTGTACGCCTGGGGTCAGGGCAACAACGAAGGGGAGGAGTTCATCCCCGAGGATCCGGTGCTGCAGACGTGGATGGATGTCTATCCGGGCACGATCCAGCCGTTGTCGGAGATCAGCGGTGACCTGATGAGCCACCTGCGCTATCCGGAGGACCTGTTCAAGGTGCAGCGCGAGCTGCTCAGCCAGTATCACGTCACCGATGCCGCGACGTTCTACACCGGCAGTGATTTCTGGCGGGTGCCGAACGATCCGACCGAGGGCAGCGAGGTACGCCAGCCGCCGTACTACTTGACTCTGGCGATGCCGGGCGATGAGCAGAACGCGAACTTCTCGCTGACGTCCTCGTTCATCTTGGACGACGACCAACGCAATGTGCTCACCGGGTTCATGGCGGTGAACGCCGAACCCGGGAACGAGGCCGGGCAGGTGGCTGAGGACTACGGCACGATCACCATGCTGGAGTTACCGCGAGACCTCACTGTGCCCGGGCCCGGGCAGGTGCAGAACAATTTCGACTCCGATACCGATGCCGCGAACGAGCTGAATATTCTCTCCCGAGGCGGGTCGGAAGTGATCCAGGGCAACCTGCTCACGCTGCCTGTCGGTCAGGGCATGCTCTACGTGCAACCGGTGTACGTGCAGTCCTCGGGCAGTACGCAGTTCCCGCTGCTGCGTCGGGTACTGGTGGCCTTCGGTGACGAGATCGGGTTCGCCCAGACTCTGGACGAGGCACTCGACCAGGTGTTCCAGGGTGATTCCGGGGCGAACGCCGGCGATGCCGGAGTGGACCCGGGCGACGATGCTGGTACCGGCGACGGCTCCGACGACGGCTCCGGGGACGGAGGCCAGGACACTGGCGACGGCAGTAGCGGCAACGCCGATGCCCAGCAGCGGCTGACCCAGGCGCTCGACGAGGCGTCCACAGCCATGCAGGAGTCCTCCGAGGCCATGGCTGCTGGTGACTGGGCGGCGTACGGCGAGGCGCAGGAGCGGCTGAACACCGCACTGGCCGAGGCGCTGGAGGCCGAAGCCGAGATCACCGGTGAGCCGGTGGCCGGCACGGGTGACGGCGGTTCTGGTGAAGGTGGCGCGAGCGAGGAACCGACCGACGGCGAGGGATGA